From Apium graveolens cultivar Ventura chromosome 9, ASM990537v1, whole genome shotgun sequence, the proteins below share one genomic window:
- the LOC141686091 gene encoding uncharacterized protein LOC141686091 translates to MKIEKDKDFKWPKPLRGDPEKRDNSRYCRFHKDVGHDTDDCRQFKDEIEYLIRRGKFECFTKGEEAEGQMRDNDRRNDDRRGNDRDRNPQPRGPVINMISGGPTATGTTRNSRKFYAREVMSIVGEPSKRSKSELMLEFGDPEIEGLKFPQDDPLVITLIIRNCPVMRVLVDNEASVDILFHDTFIRMGYNDSQLTLSDAPIYEFNHVECKFEEAI, encoded by the coding sequence ATGAAAATTGAGAAGGACAAAGATTTCAAATggccgaagccactaaggggagaccccgaGAAAAGAGACAATAGTCGATACTgtaggtttcacaaagatgttggtcatgatactGACGATTGTAGGCAATtcaaggatgagattgagtatcTGATAAGAAGGGGAAAGTTTGAATgtttcaccaagggtgaagaggcCGAAGGCCAAATGAGAGATAATGATCGAAGAAATGACGATCGAAGGGGTAACGACAGAGATCGCAACCCACAGCCCCGAGGGCCAGTGATCAATATGATCTCAGGAGGACCTACAGCAACTGGTACTACAAGGAACTCCCGAAAATTTTATGCGAGAGAAGTAATGAGCATAGTTGGAGAGCCATCTAAGCGTTCCAAGTCAGAGTTGATGCTTGAATTTGGTGACCCAGAAAttgaaggtttgaaatttcctcaggATGATCCTCTAGTTATCACTCTGATAATCAGAAATTGTCCTGTTATGAGGGTCCTAGTGGACAATGAAGCTTCCGTGGACATTCTGTTCCATGACACATTCATAAGGATGGGCtacaatgattctcaactaactcTGTCCGATGCACCCATTTACGAGTTTAATCATGTGGAATGTAAATTCGAAGAAGCAATATAA
- the LOC141686092 gene encoding uncharacterized protein LOC141686092, translating to MTTFLQENSDVFAWTSADMPGIDSNLITHRLNVDPTRKVVKQKKRIYAPDRLEAIKQEVEKLLETGFIEEVQFPEWLADSAMVKKANGKWRMCIDFTDLNDACPKDCYPYR from the coding sequence ATGACTACTTTCCTTCAAGagaatagtgatgtgtttgcttggacatcagctgatatgcctgggatAGACTCGAACCTTATAACCCATAGGTTGAACGTTGACCCAACCCGAAAGGTTGTGAAGCAGAAGAAAAGAATTTATGCCCCTGATAGGCTGGAAGCCATTAAGCAGGAGGTCGAGAAGCTTTTAGAAACTGGATTTATTGAGGAAGTACAATTCCCTGAATGGTTGGCCGACTCCGCAATGGTTAAAAAGgccaatgggaagtggaggatgtgcattGACTTCACTGACTTGAATGATGCTTGTCCCAAAGACTGTTACCCCTACCGATga